The Molothrus ater isolate BHLD 08-10-18 breed brown headed cowbird chromosome 9, BPBGC_Mater_1.1, whole genome shotgun sequence genome includes a region encoding these proteins:
- the RAD54L gene encoding DNA repair and recombination protein RAD54-like: MRRSLAPSQLAKRKAGDEDDEEEEEDWKPPTGRKRQKAAAEAESAECYRSPFRKPLAPLTNRPQCLDSSQHEAFIRSILSKPFKVPIPNYKGPLGLRSLGVKRAGLRGPLHDPFEEGALVLYEPPVLSAHDQLKIDKDKAPVHVVVDPVLSRVLRPHQREGVKFLWDCVTSRRIPGSHGCIMADEMGLGKTLQCITLMWTLLRQSPDCKPEIEKAVVVSPSSLVRNWYNEVEKWLGGRIQPLAIDGGSKEEIDRKLAGFMNQHGRRVPSPILIISYETFRLHAEVLQKGTVGLVICDEGHRLKNSENQTYQALNSLNTPRRVLISGTPIQNDLLEYFSLVHFVNSGILGTAQEFKRHFEMPILKGRDADASEAERHKGEERLKELISIVNRCLIRRTSDILSKYLPVKIEQVVCCRLTPLQTELYKNFLKQAKPVEELKEGKISVSSLSSITSLKKLCNHPALIYDKCVEEEEGFIGALGLFPSGYSTKSVEPQLSGKMLVLDYILAVTKSTSNDKVVLVSNYTQTLDLFEKLCRSRRYLYVRLDGTMSIKKRAKIVERFNSPSSPEFIFMLSSKAGGCGLNLIGANRLVMFDPDWNPANDEQAMARVWRDGQKKMCFIYRLLSTGTIEEKIFQRQTHKKALSSCVVDEEQDVERHFSLGELKELFTLNETTTSDTHDKIKCRRCVNGHQVRPPPDGSDCTSDLSQWQHCADRRGLQDPVLRAAWDAAVTFTFHHHSHEEQRGIP; encoded by the exons ATG AGGAGGAGCCTGGCCCCCAGCCAGCTGGCCAAGAGGAAGGCGGGcgatgaagatgatgaagaggaggaggaggactgGAAACCCCCGACG GGCCGGAAGAGGCagaaggcagctgctgaggcagagAGTGCAGAGTGTTACCGGTCTCCTTTCCGCAAACCCTTGGCTCCACTGACCAACAGACCCCAGTGCCTGGACAGCAGTCAGCAT GAGGCTTTTATCCGCAGTATTTTGTCCAAACCCTTCAAAGTCCCCATTCCAAATTATAAAG GGCCCCTGGGCTTGCGCTCACTGGGAGTCAAACGGGCAGGACTGAGGGGTCCTCTCCATGACCCATTTGAGGAGGGAGCTCTGGTTCTGTACGAGCCCCCTGTGCTGAGTGCCCATGACCAGCTGAAAATAGACAA GGACAAGGCACCTGTCCATGTTGTGGTGGATCCTGTCCTCAGCCGTGTTTTACGACCCCATCAGAGAGAA GGGGTGAAATTCCTCTGGGACTGTGTGACGAGCCGGCGGATCCCTGGGAGCCACGGCTGCATCATGGCAGATGAAATGGGGCTGGGCAAAACTCTGCAGTGCATCACACTCATGTGGACGCTTCTCCGGCAAAGCCCGGACTGCAAGCCTGAAATCGAGAAAGCCGTGGTGGTGTCTCCCTCCAGCCTGGTGAGAAACTGGTACAATGAAGTAGAGAAATGGCTGGGGGGAAGGATCCAGCCACTGGCCATTGATGGAGGCTCCAAAGAAGAGATTGACCGTAAACTAG CTGGCTTTATGAACCAGCATGGCCGGCGAGTGCCTTCACCCATCCTGATTATCTCCTATGAGACCTTCCGACTGCAtgctgaggtgctgcagaaaGGCACTGTTGGGCTGGTCATATGTGATGAG GGCCATAGACTGAAGAACTCTGAAAACCAAACTTACCAGGCTCTCAACAGCTTAAACACACCTCGACGAGTCCTTATCTCAGGCACCCCTATACAGAATGACCTGCTGGAGTATTTCAGCCTGGTGCACTTTGTCAATTCAGGCATCCTGG GAACTGCACAGgaatttaaaagacattttgaaaTGCCCATCTTGAAAGGAAGAGATGCAGATGCAAGTGAAGCTGAGCGACACAAGGGGGAAGAGAGGCTTAAAGAGCTAATCAGTATTGTGAACAG gtgTTTAATTCGGAGAACTTCAGACATCCTGTCCAAATACCTGCCAGTGAAGATTGAACAGGTGGTCTGCTGCAG ACTGACACCTCTGCAGACTGAGCTGTACAAGAACTTCCTGAAGCAAGCCAAGCCAGtggaggagctgaaggaggGCAAAATCAGTGTTTCATCTCTCTCTTCCATCACGTCTTTGAAGAAGCTTTGTAATC ATCCTGCTCTTATCTATGATAAGTGTgtagaagaggaagaaggattTATTGGAGCCCTGGGTTTGTTCCCTTCTGGCTACAGCACCAAATCTGTGGAGCCCCAACTTTCAG GAAAGATGCTGGTTTTGGATTACATCCTTGCTGTTACCAAAAGCACCAGTAATGACAAGGTGGTTTTAGTGTCTAACTACACTCAGACACTGGATCTATTTGAAAAGCTCTGTCGGAGCAGAAG GTATCTGTACGTGAGGCTGGACGGCACCATGTCCATTAAAAAGCGAGCAAAGATCGTGGAGCGGTTCAACAGCCCCTCG AGCCCTGAGTTCATCTTCATGTTAAGCAGCAAAGCAGGTGGCTGTGGTTTGAACCTGATCGGGGCCAACAGGCTGGTGATGTTCGACCCCGACTGGAACCCGGCCAACGACGAGCAGGCCATGGCTCGCGTGTGGAGGGACGGCCAGAAGAAGATGTGCTTCATCTACCGACTGCTCTCG ACAGGGACCATAGAGGAGAAGATATTCCAGCGCCAGACCCACAAGAAGGCCCTGAGCAGCTGCGTGGTGGATGAAGAGCAGGATGTAGAAAGGCATTTCTCACTTGGGGAGCTGAAGGAGCTCTTCACACTGAATGAGACCACCACCAGTGACACCCATGACAA GATCAAGTGTCGGCGCTGTGTGAACGGGCACCAGGTGCGGCCCCCTCCCGATGGCTCCGACTGCACCTCGGACCTGTCGCAGTGGCAGCACTGCGCGGACAGGCGCGGCCTGCAGGACCCCGTGCTGAGGGCGGCTTGGGACGCTGCTGTCACCTTCACCTTCCATCACCACTCCCATGAGGAGCAGCGAGGGATTCCCTGA